Proteins from a genomic interval of Niabella soli DSM 19437:
- a CDS encoding Fic family protein translates to MNKFNRKIPFNDLPLLPPEADIETKNILRKTISAGRALAQLNGTLLNLPNPTLFLDTIYLQEAKASSEVENIITTNDELYQSFVAEKKIENSATKEVLNYKEALWLGLKALKIRPFITRNLCIKIVQCIKQNDAAIRVTPGTALANAKGEIIYTPPNGEKIIREKLTNLEKFINEENQIDPLIKMALLHYQFEAIHPFIDGNGRTGRILLLLYLKLSGLLEVPAIYLSEYIIQNKNDYYVKLRGVTENQNWEDYILYMLDMVEQTASKGLERLNQIIKAMDEMAKKIKTKLPKIYSKDLVEILFRLPYTKRQNLVDENIGNAKTVGNYLIALEENGILQSVKVGKEKLYLNQKLLKILENK, encoded by the coding sequence ATGAATAAATTCAATCGCAAAATACCATTTAATGATTTGCCTCTATTACCACCCGAAGCGGATATTGAGACAAAAAACATATTACGTAAAACCATTTCAGCAGGCCGTGCATTGGCTCAGCTAAATGGAACGTTACTGAATCTACCCAACCCTACCCTGTTTCTTGACACAATATATTTACAAGAAGCAAAAGCGAGTTCTGAGGTCGAAAACATCATAACAACAAACGATGAACTATACCAATCATTTGTTGCGGAAAAGAAAATTGAAAACTCCGCTACAAAAGAAGTACTGAATTATAAAGAAGCACTTTGGTTGGGCCTGAAGGCACTAAAAATTAGGCCTTTTATAACTAGAAATCTTTGTATCAAAATTGTTCAGTGTATTAAACAAAACGATGCTGCTATCAGAGTTACTCCCGGCACAGCTTTAGCAAATGCCAAAGGAGAAATCATTTACACGCCACCCAATGGAGAAAAAATTATACGAGAAAAGCTAACCAACTTGGAAAAGTTTATTAATGAAGAAAACCAAATTGACCCCCTAATAAAAATGGCTTTATTACATTATCAGTTCGAAGCAATCCATCCATTTATTGATGGAAACGGAAGAACAGGAAGAATTTTGCTGTTACTGTATCTAAAGCTTTCCGGGTTACTGGAGGTGCCTGCAATATATTTAAGCGAATATATCATTCAAAACAAAAACGATTATTACGTAAAATTGCGGGGGGTAACCGAAAATCAAAATTGGGAAGACTATATCCTATATATGCTGGATATGGTTGAGCAAACCGCTTCAAAAGGATTGGAACGCCTAAATCAAATCATTAAAGCAATGGATGAAATGGCGAAGAAGATCAAAACTAAATTACCAAAAATATACTCAAAAGATTTAGTAGAAATTTTGTTCAGGTTACCATATACAAAACGTCAAAACCTGGTTGACGAAAACATCGGAAACGCTAAAACGGTAGGAAATTATTTAATCGCATTGGAAGAAAACGGCATTCTCCAATCCGTTAAAGTCGGAAAAGAAAAGCTATATCTCAATCAAAAGCTATTGAAGATTCTTGAAAATAAATAA
- a CDS encoding DUF4267 domain-containing protein — protein sequence MKTITQKSIFALTLITGFTLVFIGIRFLIAPWAAELAFGIHVNTGGDYSFQYIKGIRDLFSGVILLLLLFTRQYRALGLILLSSMMVPVTDFRVVLAHADFETAKLYPHLIAILLGLCLGLYYLVNNSKNKNHVAL from the coding sequence ATGAAAACAATTACACAGAAAAGCATTTTTGCACTGACTCTTATTACAGGGTTTACGCTGGTTTTTATCGGTATTCGCTTTTTAATAGCGCCATGGGCCGCTGAGCTGGCTTTTGGCATTCATGTGAATACCGGAGGCGATTATTCCTTTCAGTACATTAAAGGTATACGGGATCTTTTTAGCGGCGTTATTCTTTTGCTGCTGCTTTTTACGAGGCAATACCGGGCGTTGGGGTTGATTCTGCTTAGCAGTATGATGGTCCCCGTTACTGATTTTAGAGTGGTGCTGGCGCATGCTGATTTTGAAACGGCAAAATTGTACCCGCATCTTATTGCCATACTCCTTGGTCTTTGTCTCGGGCTGTATTATTTAGTAAACAATTCAAAAAATAAAAATCATGTGGCTCTTTAA
- a CDS encoding DinB family protein, with amino-acid sequence MTTATTTQESVINKEQLLRHWLGHRHLTRKTIEAFPEKELFEFSVGGMRPFAKLVVELLAIGGPALKNIVSRNTNSYNEEGIIVNTKKELLEKWDEETATIHGYFNQIPEEGFSETFKLFGQYEFPIYENILYFIDNEIHHRAQGYVYLRALGIQPPFFWERQA; translated from the coding sequence ATGACAACCGCAACAACCACACAGGAATCAGTAATCAACAAAGAACAATTATTAAGGCATTGGCTGGGCCATCGTCATCTAACCCGGAAAACCATTGAAGCATTTCCCGAAAAAGAGCTTTTTGAATTCTCTGTAGGCGGCATGCGCCCTTTTGCAAAATTGGTTGTAGAATTACTGGCCATTGGAGGTCCGGCCTTAAAAAACATCGTGAGCCGAAATACCAACTCCTACAATGAAGAGGGGATTATTGTAAACACTAAAAAAGAGTTGCTGGAAAAATGGGACGAGGAAACAGCAACGATCCATGGCTATTTTAACCAGATTCCTGAAGAAGGTTTTTCAGAAACATTCAAGCTTTTCGGCCAATATGAATTCCCTATTTATGAAAATATTCTTTATTTCATAGATAATGAGATCCATCACCGGGCGCAGGGCTATGTATACCTGAGAGCTTTAGGCATTCAGCCGCCTTTCTTTTGGGAGCGGCAGGCCTGA
- a CDS encoding DUF4783 domain-containing protein, giving the protein MKYLLRLSFIALMAVLSVTALHAQSLDGVISGLKSGNAAQVAGNVGNSMEFTVADKTSTYNKADAEKALKDFFGKNTAKGFELKHKGSAPNGNYAIGTLQTSGGNYRVNIFMRKEKSGEVIKELRFQLIE; this is encoded by the coding sequence ATGAAATATTTATTACGATTGTCATTTATTGCGTTGATGGCTGTTCTTTCGGTCACGGCCCTGCACGCACAGAGTCTGGATGGCGTTATCAGTGGTTTAAAATCCGGCAATGCCGCCCAGGTGGCCGGTAATGTGGGTAACTCGATGGAGTTTACCGTTGCAGATAAAACCAGCACCTACAACAAAGCAGATGCAGAAAAAGCCTTAAAGGATTTCTTTGGGAAAAATACAGCCAAAGGTTTTGAGCTGAAACACAAAGGCAGTGCCCCTAATGGGAATTATGCTATTGGTACCCTGCAAACATCCGGGGGCAATTACCGGGTGAATATCTTCATGCGTAAAGAAAAAAGCGGCGAAGTGATCAAAGAACTGCGTTTCCAGTTGATCGAGTAA
- a CDS encoding ATP-binding cassette domain-containing protein, with product MALLNIENLSVHYGLKTVLHNLSFTVNAGEGWVIQGQSGAGKTTLGKAVSGQLRSTGQLKIDFNPQSPLPAEVLFVESWYRFTNLEGDRNFYYQQRYNHYQRKDTITVAHELEQYGKEQGLNKERLEELLTTLNYREVLDEQLFEISSGEHKKLQLIKALWLRPQLLIIDQPYTGLDVKSRANLNALLNNYTTAGGALLLISNDTGLPECISHFITLKEGRIVPAGAVLSTTERPAKPLPSFLVTPPQYTSRDIIGMHDVAVRYDEKYVLSNIDWQVKAGERWLLQGPNGSGKSTLLSLITADHPQAYANHITLFGVKRGGGESIWDIKKRIGLISPELHWYFDANATVAQSLASGFFDSNGQYQQLRYAQKQQLEELLKFLDLFDLRNELLTTLPLGKQRLALLGRTIIKNPQLLVLDEPCQGLDQQQTQYFNHLVDLISKNGVTIIYVGHFESQLPSCLTHKLVLAQGKMILNESF from the coding sequence ATGGCATTGCTCAATATAGAAAACCTCTCCGTGCATTACGGACTAAAAACCGTGCTGCACAACCTTTCCTTTACCGTTAACGCAGGTGAAGGCTGGGTGATCCAGGGTCAAAGCGGAGCCGGCAAAACCACGCTGGGCAAAGCGGTCAGCGGACAACTTCGCTCCACCGGTCAGCTTAAGATCGATTTTAATCCACAAAGCCCACTGCCGGCGGAAGTACTTTTTGTAGAAAGCTGGTACCGTTTTACCAACCTGGAGGGAGATCGAAACTTTTATTACCAGCAGCGTTATAATCATTACCAGAGAAAAGATACTATTACCGTTGCCCATGAACTGGAGCAATATGGAAAGGAACAGGGGTTAAACAAAGAGCGCCTGGAGGAGTTACTTACAACGCTTAACTACCGCGAGGTTTTAGACGAGCAGCTTTTTGAAATATCAAGCGGCGAGCACAAGAAGCTACAATTGATCAAAGCCTTGTGGCTGCGTCCGCAATTGCTGATCATCGACCAGCCTTACACGGGGCTGGACGTCAAATCGCGTGCAAACCTGAATGCACTTCTAAATAATTACACAACCGCGGGCGGCGCTTTACTGCTCATCAGCAATGATACCGGGTTGCCGGAATGCATTTCCCATTTTATCACTTTGAAAGAAGGCCGTATAGTACCCGCCGGCGCAGTATTGTCCACGACAGAAAGGCCCGCAAAGCCACTCCCCTCCTTCCTGGTAACACCGCCACAGTACACCTCGCGCGATATCATCGGGATGCATGATGTTGCCGTGCGCTACGATGAAAAATATGTATTATCCAACATTGACTGGCAGGTAAAAGCGGGCGAACGTTGGTTGTTGCAGGGGCCTAATGGTTCCGGAAAATCTACACTGTTAAGTTTGATCACTGCCGATCATCCACAGGCTTATGCTAATCACATTACCTTATTTGGCGTAAAACGGGGAGGCGGCGAAAGCATTTGGGATATTAAAAAGCGCATCGGGCTTATATCGCCCGAATTGCATTGGTATTTTGATGCGAATGCAACCGTTGCCCAAAGTCTCGCTTCGGGCTTTTTCGACAGCAATGGGCAGTATCAGCAATTACGTTATGCACAAAAGCAACAATTAGAGGAATTACTAAAATTTCTTGACCTGTTTGATCTGCGGAATGAATTATTAACAACACTTCCGCTGGGCAAACAGCGCCTGGCGCTCCTGGGGCGTACCATTATAAAAAATCCCCAATTATTAGTATTGGATGAGCCCTGCCAGGGGCTGGACCAGCAGCAAACCCAATATTTTAATCACCTGGTAGATCTTATCAGTAAAAATGGCGTCACCATTATTTATGTAGGCCATTTTGAATCGCAGCTACCTTCATGCCTCACTCATAAACTGGTATTAGCACAGGGTAAAATGATCTTAAACGAATCGTTCTGA
- a CDS encoding translation initiation factor translates to MAKNKSDQQGFVYSTNPDFKFQPEADQSDTLPPAQQRLRIQLETKHRGGKTASILIGFVGKEEDLQDLGKKLKSFCGTGGSAKDGEIIIQGDHRDKVLQWLLKNGYTQTKKSGG, encoded by the coding sequence ATGGCAAAAAATAAATCGGATCAGCAGGGGTTTGTGTATAGTACCAATCCTGATTTTAAATTTCAACCGGAAGCAGATCAAAGCGATACTTTACCGCCCGCGCAACAAAGGCTGCGGATACAACTGGAAACAAAGCATCGCGGCGGAAAGACGGCCAGCATCCTAATTGGATTTGTTGGTAAGGAAGAAGATCTGCAGGACCTGGGTAAAAAATTAAAATCGTTTTGCGGTACCGGCGGTTCTGCAAAAGACGGGGAAATTATTATACAGGGCGACCATCGCGATAAGGTATTGCAGTGGCTGTTGAAGAACGGTTATACGCAAACAAAGAAAAGCGGGGGATGA
- a CDS encoding Crp/Fnr family transcriptional regulator: protein MHDLVIAAIGRLIELNEEEKIFIKTIFKEKSVKKEEFFLREGVVCREVGFIIKGMVRYYINKGGEEKIYGFGKEGDFVCNNESFLSRQPSSKNIQYIEDGVLLMLSYDNLQLFYKKVRGGERFGRLIGEYLFVEALRQITSLYTDSAEERYLNFLQLYPGLQQRIPQYFISSFVGVKPQSLSRIRKRLSIN from the coding sequence ATGCATGATTTGGTAATTGCGGCCATTGGTCGTCTTATAGAGCTGAATGAGGAGGAGAAAATATTTATAAAAACGATCTTTAAAGAAAAAAGCGTAAAAAAAGAGGAGTTCTTTTTAAGAGAGGGTGTTGTTTGCCGGGAAGTGGGTTTTATCATAAAAGGCATGGTACGCTATTACATTAATAAAGGCGGCGAAGAAAAAATTTATGGATTTGGAAAAGAAGGCGATTTTGTTTGTAATAATGAAAGTTTTCTAAGCAGACAGCCTTCCAGTAAAAATATTCAGTATATAGAAGATGGAGTGCTGCTGATGCTTTCTTATGACAACCTGCAATTGTTTTATAAAAAAGTGCGCGGTGGTGAACGTTTTGGCCGCTTAATAGGCGAATATCTTTTTGTAGAAGCGCTTCGCCAGATCACCTCATTGTATACCGATTCTGCAGAAGAACGCTATCTTAATTTTTTACAACTATATCCCGGGTTGCAGCAGCGTATTCCGCAATATTTTATTTCTTCTTTTGTGGGCGTAAAACCGCAATCGCTTAGCCGTATAAGAAAAAGATTGTCGATTAATTAA
- the acnA gene encoding aconitate hydratase AcnA → MSTSKAKSRTAIEINGKRHQYSSLKELPEGSVAHLPFSIRILLENVLRNYDGFGITDEHVQTLIHWSPAPADKDIPFKPARILMQDFTGVPAVVDMASLRAEFVRHGKDGQKINPAIPVDLVIDHSVQVDYFGTNYSYNWNVDLEYERNKERYELLKWAQKGLNNFTVVPPGMGICHQVNLEYLAKGIIERDGWLFPDSLVGTDSHTPMVNGIGVIGWGVGGIEAEAAMLGQPIFFTCPEVVGLKLTGKIPDQCTATDMVLSITKVLRDKGVVGKFVEVFGDGLDHLTVTDRATISNMSPEFGCTVTYFPIDNRTLEYMHSTNRSAEQIKIVETYCKENLLWRTGNESITYSSVVEFDLSSLDPTVSGPKRPQDKILVKELSTKFADLLNKEHNRVYQSVTERRESAWLTEGGSGTEFTFGKVPVEGSAPHEVTTESIQSVRIKHKNQEYVLSDGSIVIAAITSCTNTSNPAVMVGAGLLARNAVEKGLRTKSWVKTSLAPGSKVVTQYLERSGLNTDLDALRFHTVGYGCTSCIGNSGPLPAQIAEAVEKGELVVASVLSGNRNFEARVHPQVKMNFLMSPMLVVAYALAGRVDINLLEDPLEYDPNGNPVYLKDIWPSRETILNTINECVKQEDFQEVYDVIFDGSTDWQQLEVSLSENYHWSSSSTYIKESPFFEHLKETPAPVADIKNARVLLYLGDSVTTDHISPAGSFKPESAAGQYLMAHGVEKVDFNSYGSRRGNHEVMMRGTFANVRIKNKIADKEGGFSRYFPTNEVKTVFDTAMAYQEDQTPLIVLAGKEYGSGSSRDWAAKGTFLLGIKAVIAESFERIHRSNLVGMGVAPLVFVDGQNAASLSLDGTETYTITGLADNLTPHKLLDVQAVHPGGAVTNFKVKARLDSAIEIEYYKNDGILQYVLREYLRNN, encoded by the coding sequence ATGAGCACATCAAAAGCAAAATCCCGGACAGCAATAGAAATAAATGGCAAACGTCATCAGTACAGTTCCTTAAAAGAACTGCCGGAAGGTTCTGTTGCCCACCTTCCTTTTAGCATTCGTATTTTGTTGGAAAACGTGCTGCGTAATTATGACGGCTTTGGCATTACCGATGAGCACGTTCAAACGCTGATCCACTGGTCGCCGGCGCCAGCAGATAAAGATATCCCCTTCAAGCCCGCGCGCATCCTGATGCAGGATTTCACCGGCGTACCTGCTGTAGTAGATATGGCCTCTTTAAGAGCCGAATTTGTTCGGCATGGCAAGGACGGGCAAAAGATTAACCCCGCCATCCCGGTAGACCTGGTTATTGATCACTCCGTGCAGGTGGACTATTTTGGCACTAACTATTCCTATAACTGGAATGTGGATCTGGAATACGAGCGGAACAAAGAGCGGTATGAGCTGCTGAAGTGGGCGCAAAAAGGATTAAACAATTTTACGGTGGTACCGCCGGGCATGGGCATCTGTCACCAGGTAAACCTGGAATACCTCGCCAAAGGCATTATAGAGCGCGATGGATGGCTGTTCCCTGATTCCCTGGTGGGTACCGATTCGCACACGCCCATGGTGAACGGGATCGGCGTTATTGGCTGGGGTGTGGGTGGTATTGAAGCGGAAGCGGCCATGCTGGGCCAGCCGATCTTTTTTACCTGTCCGGAAGTAGTCGGACTAAAATTAACCGGTAAAATTCCCGACCAGTGCACCGCAACAGATATGGTACTTTCGATTACAAAAGTATTGCGCGATAAAGGTGTAGTGGGAAAATTTGTAGAAGTATTTGGTGACGGGCTGGACCACCTGACCGTAACCGATCGCGCTACTATATCCAATATGTCGCCGGAATTTGGCTGCACGGTTACTTATTTCCCGATCGACAATCGTACGCTGGAATACATGCACTCCACCAATCGCTCTGCGGAGCAGATAAAAATCGTGGAAACCTATTGCAAGGAAAATTTATTATGGCGCACGGGGAATGAGAGTATCACATATTCTTCAGTGGTTGAGTTTGATCTTTCCTCACTGGACCCCACTGTTTCCGGCCCGAAACGTCCGCAGGATAAAATACTTGTAAAGGAGCTCTCCACAAAATTTGCCGATCTTTTGAATAAGGAGCATAATCGGGTTTACCAATCTGTAACCGAGCGCAGGGAATCGGCCTGGTTAACCGAAGGCGGCTCCGGAACGGAATTTACTTTTGGCAAAGTACCCGTGGAAGGCAGCGCCCCACATGAGGTTACCACCGAATCTATTCAGTCTGTACGCATCAAACACAAAAACCAGGAATATGTGCTCAGCGATGGCAGCATCGTTATTGCCGCTATCACCAGTTGTACGAATACCTCCAACCCTGCCGTGATGGTAGGCGCGGGCTTGCTGGCACGTAATGCTGTAGAAAAGGGTTTACGCACTAAATCATGGGTTAAAACTTCTTTAGCTCCCGGCTCGAAGGTAGTGACGCAGTACCTGGAGCGTTCGGGTTTAAATACGGATCTGGATGCGTTGCGTTTCCACACTGTGGGTTATGGTTGTACTTCCTGTATTGGAAACTCGGGTCCCCTGCCCGCGCAGATAGCTGAAGCGGTGGAAAAAGGTGAGCTGGTAGTAGCTTCCGTGCTTTCCGGCAACCGGAATTTTGAGGCGAGAGTACACCCGCAGGTAAAAATGAATTTCCTGATGTCACCCATGCTGGTAGTGGCTTATGCACTGGCGGGCCGGGTAGATATTAACCTGCTGGAAGACCCGCTGGAATATGATCCCAATGGTAACCCTGTTTATTTAAAAGATATCTGGCCCAGCCGGGAAACGATCCTCAACACCATTAATGAATGCGTGAAGCAGGAAGATTTCCAGGAAGTCTATGATGTTATTTTTGATGGCTCTACCGACTGGCAGCAACTGGAAGTAAGTTTGAGTGAAAATTATCACTGGAGCAGTAGCTCCACCTATATAAAAGAATCGCCTTTCTTTGAGCACCTGAAGGAAACCCCGGCCCCGGTTGCCGATATTAAAAATGCGCGCGTATTATTATACCTGGGCGATTCGGTTACCACCGACCACATCTCCCCCGCCGGATCCTTTAAGCCCGAAAGCGCTGCGGGTCAATACCTCATGGCACATGGAGTGGAGAAAGTTGATTTTAACTCCTACGGATCAAGAAGGGGCAATCATGAAGTAATGATGCGGGGCACGTTTGCTAATGTGCGGATCAAAAATAAAATAGCCGATAAGGAAGGCGGGTTTAGCCGCTACTTCCCTACGAACGAAGTAAAAACCGTTTTTGATACGGCGATGGCCTACCAGGAAGATCAAACACCCCTGATTGTGCTGGCCGGGAAAGAATATGGTTCCGGCTCTTCCCGAGACTGGGCGGCAAAAGGCACTTTTCTCCTGGGTATAAAGGCCGTAATTGCCGAAAGTTTCGAACGCATCCACCGCAGCAACCTGGTGGGCATGGGTGTGGCTCCGCTGGTTTTTGTGGACGGACAAAACGCCGCATCATTGAGTTTGGATGGAACGGAAACATACACCATTACTGGTCTTGCCGACAATCTTACGCCACATAAACTATTGGACGTGCAAGCCGTCCACCCTGGCGGCGCTGTAACCAATTTTAAAGTAAAAGCCCGACTGGATTCTGCTATTGAAATTGAATATTATAAGAACGATGGCATATTGCAGTACGTGCTAAGGGAGTATTTGAGGAATAATTAA
- the ilvA gene encoding threonine ammonia-lyase IlvA yields the protein MSIEFEKAAERLKGIVIHTPLQYNQNLSKQYNCKVYLKREDLQIVRSYKLRGAYNLISSLPKTRAQQGVVCASAGNHAQGFAYSCQQLNIKGVVFMPITTPNQKVEQTNMFGGDHITIQLVGDTYDDCAAAAIAYCNQHQMTFIHPFDDEKIIEGQGTVGREITEALKDIDYVIIPIGGGGLCAGVGSYLKSVSPKTKIIGAEPLGAPSMTEALKTGHPVALSSIDRFVDGAAVKRVGDLTFSICKSILDDVLLVPEGKICTTILQLYNKDAIVAEPAGALSIAGLDLLKEQIKGKNVVCIVSGSNNDIDRMQEIKERSLQYEGLKHYFLINFAQRPGALKEFVNNILGPDDDITRFEYMQKTNKESGPALIGIELKNREDYEPFIGRLTKSQIEFTELNKDNTLFSYLV from the coding sequence ATGAGCATCGAATTTGAAAAAGCAGCAGAAAGATTAAAAGGCATTGTAATCCACACCCCCTTACAATACAACCAGAACCTTTCAAAACAATACAATTGCAAGGTTTATCTCAAACGGGAAGACCTGCAGATCGTCCGTTCTTATAAATTGCGCGGCGCCTATAATCTTATATCCTCTTTGCCCAAAACACGGGCACAGCAAGGCGTGGTGTGTGCAAGCGCTGGTAACCATGCCCAGGGCTTTGCTTATAGCTGCCAGCAACTGAACATTAAGGGCGTGGTATTTATGCCCATTACGACGCCCAATCAAAAAGTGGAGCAAACCAATATGTTTGGCGGGGACCATATAACCATTCAGTTGGTTGGAGATACTTATGATGATTGTGCTGCCGCGGCCATTGCCTATTGCAACCAGCACCAAATGACCTTTATCCACCCTTTTGACGATGAAAAAATTATTGAGGGCCAGGGAACCGTGGGGCGGGAAATAACAGAAGCGCTAAAAGACATTGATTACGTCATTATACCCATTGGAGGCGGCGGATTATGTGCCGGAGTAGGTAGCTATCTAAAATCAGTCAGCCCCAAAACAAAAATTATTGGTGCGGAGCCCCTGGGCGCCCCATCGATGACCGAAGCCTTAAAGACCGGGCATCCGGTAGCCCTAAGCAGTATTGACCGTTTTGTTGATGGCGCTGCCGTAAAACGGGTTGGGGATCTGACTTTTTCTATTTGTAAAAGCATCCTGGACGATGTATTGCTGGTGCCCGAAGGGAAGATCTGTACTACTATATTACAACTTTATAATAAAGATGCCATAGTAGCCGAACCCGCCGGAGCCCTGTCCATAGCAGGATTGGACCTGCTTAAAGAACAGATCAAAGGCAAAAATGTGGTGTGCATTGTAAGCGGCAGCAATAATGATATCGACCGCATGCAGGAGATCAAGGAACGCAGCCTGCAATACGAAGGATTGAAACACTATTTCCTGATCAATTTCGCGCAGCGGCCGGGGGCCCTGAAAGAGTTTGTGAACAACATACTGGGTCCCGACGATGATATTACCCGTTTTGAATACATGCAAAAGACCAATAAGGAAAGTGGCCCGGCCCTGATCGGCATTGAATTAAAAAACCGGGAAGACTACGAACCTTTTATCGGGAGACTTACCAAAAGCCAGATAGAATTTACGGAATTGAATAAGGACAATACTTTATTCAGTTACCTGGTATAA
- a CDS encoding helix-turn-helix transcriptional regulator, with amino-acid sequence MATEPINKFDRIVSILIQLQSKRIVKAQDLADRFDVSLRTIYRDIRSLQTAGVPISSEAGVGYELVEGYRLPPVMFTREEASSFVAAEKLMQKFIDKRLRDHFVAAITKMKAVLRMAEKDWISSIESQVLVRGGQHIFNEKVPEALSVLFDSLAQKVQLEISYKKLESDKAEKRQIEPVGVFHENNFWYLMAWCHLRSDYRQFRTDRIQAIRKLDSAFTKEHPELEHFLTQPKDGPRTKVRIVVDLQIARYLDRQKEHHGFVAQENTPEGIEMTFMCRYAENDFARWFLTFGDYAKILEPETVKQAVREILAKQLEHIDR; translated from the coding sequence ATGGCCACCGAACCCATAAATAAATTTGATCGTATCGTTTCGATCCTGATCCAGTTACAATCGAAGCGGATCGTAAAAGCCCAGGATCTTGCCGATCGGTTTGATGTAAGCCTGCGCACCATCTACCGGGATATACGCAGTTTACAAACAGCCGGTGTGCCTATTTCCAGCGAAGCAGGAGTAGGCTATGAATTGGTGGAGGGGTACCGGTTGCCTCCTGTTATGTTCACCCGGGAAGAAGCTTCCAGTTTTGTGGCGGCAGAAAAGCTGATGCAGAAATTTATCGACAAGCGCTTGCGGGATCATTTTGTCGCGGCCATTACCAAAATGAAAGCAGTATTGCGTATGGCGGAGAAGGATTGGATCAGCAGTATCGAATCACAAGTGTTGGTGAGAGGCGGGCAACATATTTTTAACGAAAAGGTGCCAGAAGCTTTGTCGGTATTATTTGATAGCCTGGCGCAAAAAGTGCAGTTGGAGATCAGCTATAAAAAACTGGAATCTGATAAAGCGGAAAAGCGACAAATAGAGCCGGTAGGCGTCTTTCATGAAAACAATTTTTGGTATTTAATGGCCTGGTGTCATTTGCGGAGCGACTACCGCCAGTTCCGGACGGATCGCATCCAGGCGATCCGGAAGCTGGATAGCGCTTTTACAAAAGAGCATCCCGAGCTGGAACATTTTTTAACACAACCCAAAGATGGCCCCAGGACGAAAGTGCGCATCGTTGTGGACCTGCAAATAGCAAGATATCTGGACCGCCAAAAAGAACATCATGGCTTTGTAGCGCAAGAAAATACCCCAGAGGGTATTGAAATGACCTTCATGTGCCGCTATGCTGAAAATGATTTTGCGCGCTGGTTCCTTACTTTTGGTGATTATGCTAAAATACTGGAGCCGGAAACGGTGAAGCAAGCCGTGCGAGAGATCCTGGCAAAACAGTTGGAGCATATAGACCGGTGA
- the nadC gene encoding carboxylating nicotinate-nucleotide diphosphorylase yields MEQFDEKLDHLIKEALLEDIGAGDYSTLSCIDPAAKGRAVLKIKQDGVLAGVQVAEKILKYKEPDSAVTFFMQDGAAMKAGDIAFEVTALEHTILQCERLLLNCMQRMSGIATLTHQYTDKLKGYKTRLLDTRKTTPNFRLLEKEAVRIGGGVNHRFGLYDMIMLKDNHIDYAGGIEKAINKAYDFVQQNNLGIKIEVETRSIADVHKVLETGAGKVFRIMLDNFSPELMTEAVKIIDGQFETEASGGINLDTIETYAATGVDYVSVGALIHQAQSVDLSLKAKV; encoded by the coding sequence ATGGAACAGTTTGATGAAAAATTAGATCATCTGATCAAAGAAGCTTTATTGGAGGACATTGGTGCGGGCGATTATTCCACGCTAAGCTGTATTGATCCGGCGGCAAAAGGCCGGGCGGTTTTAAAAATAAAACAAGACGGCGTATTAGCCGGGGTGCAGGTAGCGGAAAAGATACTGAAATATAAAGAGCCGGATAGTGCGGTTACTTTTTTTATGCAGGATGGCGCTGCCATGAAAGCCGGGGATATTGCTTTTGAAGTGACGGCCCTGGAGCATACGATTTTACAATGCGAGCGGCTGCTGCTGAATTGCATGCAGCGGATGAGCGGCATTGCCACACTCACCCATCAGTATACAGATAAACTGAAAGGCTATAAAACCCGGTTGCTGGACACCCGGAAGACCACGCCCAATTTCCGGTTGCTGGAAAAGGAGGCGGTGCGTATTGGCGGCGGCGTTAATCATCGGTTTGGATTGTATGATATGATCATGCTGAAGGATAATCATATCGACTACGCAGGGGGCATCGAAAAGGCGATCAATAAGGCTTATGATTTTGTACAACAGAATAACCTGGGCATTAAGATCGAAGTGGAAACGCGCAGCATAGCTGATGTGCACAAAGTTTTGGAAACCGGCGCGGGCAAGGTGTTTCGCATCATGCTCGATAATTTTTCACCTGAATTAATGACGGAAGCGGTGAAGATCATCGACGGTCAGTTTGAGACGGAGGCCAGCGGCGGCATTAATTTAGATACCATTGAGACCTATGCGGCAACGGGTGTCGATTATGTAAGCGTGGGGGCATTGATACACCAGGCGCAAAGTGTGGATCTGAGCCTGAAGGCAAAAGTTTAA